In Citrus sinensis cultivar Valencia sweet orange chromosome 4, DVS_A1.0, whole genome shotgun sequence, one DNA window encodes the following:
- the LOC102611010 gene encoding protein OBERON 4: MKRLRSSDDLDEKNTSKDSATPNPNRSSSSSSHRSFYYKSDNVRKGLVSPSSSSRYDRDRSLDEDSRMVRKRSDHDFDSFDSRKGGFDRYNNRDGGGPANDRAIHRSESFCGPRREFPKGFRSERDRSRREGTVSSWRRFGCGSKEFGNGNKEIEGSSREERVGSGKGLRDFKKSPSWSSGSKEFGNGNKEFEGSGREERGGSGKGLRDLMKSPSWSRDSGSEQSRVRGLVDSKSKSKSKSRSSPTWSKDSVGSEQAKTVEVVKKTEEVKVESGSSSEMEEGELEPEAACGMEEGQREPDSASVRFEIENGAKESNIGGVDSDSKEVEDEENMTKDVGKEGNEENLSASEGKNDGLHETNELPESENLNAGSGDSGDEKENVVAGEGGKGQEEDLGKGGDFKEEGSNDMVVEKSVCLEEASKEEKVIDLEVKTNEELEVPESNKDQILQENGGDKVNVFETEGLIQNFKDKGKSVAVSPSHIAGAAEDGSMVERETLVTVTWKADDMEGPSTRGFDLFTSSPVRKPEERVEMVANNKAKDEKLELEPLDLSLSLPNVLLPIGASQAPGSPSHGRSGQSLTNTFRTNSDGFTASMSFSGSQSFFHHNPSCSLTQNSMDNFEQSVHSRPIFQGIDQASQGAWHGQSQNESSRHKEMPLYQKILMNGNGSIHHSQTSLQGIPNGQLAPGQHVRVTEGTAKMPNGLERQLSFQKQIDVRSPSNSVGSHDIGSNYSFEKRAMREKHGGGNLYRSSGQKEQELLIGGADFVETIISRIVSDPLHVMGRRFHEMNGQSIQYFKESIREIMLNADKKAQLCAFQNALQCRSDMTIEVLLKCHRAQLEILVALKTGLPEYLQLDSGITPADLAEIFLNLRCRNLTCRSPLPVDECDCKVCAKKNGFCSACMCLLCSKFDMASNTCSWVGCDVCLHWCHADCGLRESYIRNGRSATGDQGLTEMQFHCVACDHPSEMFGFVKEVFQHFAKEWSAERMSKELEYVKRIFSASKDVRGRRLHEIADQMLVRLSNKSDLPEVLNYIVSFLTDSESSKFASTGIAGPSHDASWLKSVYSDKPPQLEGSASLLPSFHVDRNDKCTLDLELRKGAEKEPLFDELESIVRIKLAEAKMFQARADDARRDAEGLKRIAIAKNEKIEEEYTSRITKLRLVEAEEARKQKLEEFQALDRAYREYSSMKMRMEDDIKDLLLKMEATRRNLAM, from the exons ATGAAGAGATTGAGATCAAGCGACGATCTTGATGAGAAAAACACAAGCAAGGACTCAGCGACCCCTAACCCTAATCgttcgtcgtcgtcgtcgtcacATCGTAGCTTTTACTACAAGTCAGACAATGTGCGTAAGGGCTTGGTTTCCCCGTCATCATCGTCGAGGTACGATCGTGATCGATCTTTAGACGAAGATAGTCGGATGGTAAGAAAAAGATCGGATCAtgattttgattcatttgataGCAGAAAAGGTGGGTTTGATAGATATAATAATAGAGATGGTGGTGGTCCTGCTAATGATAGAGCCATTCATAGGTCAGAGAGTTTTTGTGGGCCCAGAAGAGAATTCCCTAAAGGGTTTCGGTCCGAGAGAGACCGTTCGCGGAGAGAGGGGACCGTGTCTTCGTGGCGAAGATTCGGTTGTGGGAGTAAAGAATTTGGAAATGGAAACAAGGAGATTGAAGGGAGTAGTAGAGAGGAGAGAGTTGGCAGTGGGAAGGGATTGAGGGATTTTAAGAAGTCTCCTAGCTGGTCTAGTGGAAGTAAAGAATTTGGAAATGGAAACAAGGAGTTTGAGGGGAGTGGTAGAGAGgagagaggtgggagtgggaaggGATTGAGGGATCTGATGAAATCTCCCAGCTGGTCTAGGGATTCAGGGAGTGAGCAGTCAAGGGTGAGAGGATTGGTGGATTCGAAGTCCAAGTCAAAATCAAAGTCTAGATCATCGCCAACATGGTCAAAGGACTCTGTGGGGAGCGAGCAAGCGAAGACTGTGGAGGTTGTGAAGAAGACTGAGGAGGTTAAAGTTGAGAGTGGCAGTAGTAGTGAGATGGAGGAAGGTGAGCTTGAGCCTGAAGCTGCGTGTGGGATGGAGGAAGGTCAGCGTGAACCTGATTCAGCTTCTGTAaggtttgaaattgaaaatggtgcaAAAGAGAGTAATATTGGGGGGGTTGATAGTGATAGTAAAGAAGTTGAGGATGAAGAAAACATGACAAAGGATGTTGGGAAAGAgggaaatgaagaaaatctAAGTGCAAGTGAAGGGAAAAATGATGGATTACATGAAACTAATGAGTTGCCAGAGAGTGAGAATTTAAATGCTGGCAGTGGTGATAGTGGGGACGAAAAAGAGAATGTGGTCGCTGGTGAAGGTGGAAAGGGACAGGAAGAGGATTTGGGAAAGGGTGGTGACTTCAAGGAGGAGGGAAGTAATGATATGGTTGTTGAAAAGTCTGTGTGTTTAGAAGAGGCAAGCAAGGAAGAAAAGGTGATTGATCTTGAGGTAAAGACAAATGAGGAACTTGAAGTGCCAGAGTCCAATAAAGACCAAATCTTGCAGGAGAATGGGGGAGATAAAGTGAATGTGTTTGAAACAGAGGGGTTGATCCAAAATTTTAAGGATAAAGGCAAGAGTGTGGCTGTCTCACCAAGCCATATTGCAGGGGCTGCAGAGGATGGTTCAATGGTTGAAAGAGAAACATTGGTTACTGTGACATGGAAAGCTGATGATATGGAAGGACCAAGTACTAGGGGCTTTGATTTGTTTACGAGCTCTCCTGTTAGAAAACCAGAGGAGCGAGTAGAAATGGTTGCTAACAACAAAGCGAAAGATGAAAAGCTAGAACTGGAGCCACTTGATCTTTCCCTTAGCTTGCCTAATGTCTTGTTACCTATTGGTGCCTCCCAGGCTCCAGGCTCTCCAAGCCATGGGAGGAGTGGTCAGTCCTTGACAAACACATTTCGTACAAACTCTGATGGGTTTACAGCATCTATGTCTTTCTCAGGCTCTCAGTCATTTTTTCATCATAATCCAAGCTGTTCGTTGACACAGAATTCCATGGATAACTTCGAACAGTCAGTTCACAGCCGTCCAATATTTCAGGGAATTGATCAAGCTTCTCAGGGAGCTTGGCACGGACAGTCTCAGAATGAATCGAGTAGGCATAAAGAAATGCCCTTGTATCAAAAGATTTTGATGAATGGAAATGGCTCGATTCATCATTCTCAGACATCGTTACAGGGTATTCCAAATGGTCAACTTGCTCCAGGGCAACATGTTAGGGTTACTGAAGGAACTGCTAAAATGCCCAATGGACTTGAAAGACAGTTGAGTTTTCAAAAACAGATTGATGTTCGATCCCCTTCCAATAGTGTTGGATCACATGACATTGGTTCAAATTATAGTTTTGAGAAGCGAGCAATGAGAGAAAAACATGGTGGTGGTAACCTGTACAGAAGTAGTGGCCAGAAAGAACAAGAACTTCTCATAGGTGGAGCTGATTTTGTTGAGACGATCATCAGTAGGATAGTTTCAGATCCTCTTCATGTAATGGGTAGGAGATTTCATGAAATGAATGGACAATCCATTCAATATTTTAAGGAGAGCATCCGTGAAATCATGTTAAATGCAGATAAGAAGGCACAACTATGTGCATTTCAGAATGCACTGCAGTGTCGATCTGACATGACCATCGAGGTGCTCTTGAAGTGTCATCGGGCTCAACTAGAAATCTTGGTTGCTTTGAAAACTGGTCTGCCAGAATATCTTCAGCTTGACAGTGGTATTACACCAGCTGATTTGGCCGAGATTTTCCTGAACCTAAGATGCAGAAATCTTACATGTCGAAGTCCTTTGCCTGTGGATGAATGTGACTGCAAGGTTTGTGCAAAGAAGAATGGCTTTTGCAGTGCTTGTATGTGTCTTCTGtgttcaaaatttgacatggcATCTAATACATGTAGTTGGGTAGGGTGTGATGTTTGTCTTCATTGGTGCCATGCGGATTGTGGGTTGCGGGAATCTTATATCAGAAATGGACGTAGTGCAACTGGGGATCAAGGGTTAACTGAGATGCAGTTTCATTGTGTTGCCTGTGATCATCCTTCTGAAATGTTTGGTTTTGTGAAAGAAGTTTTTCAACATTTTGCAAAAGAATGGTCAGCTGAAAGAATGTCCAAGGAACTTGAATATGTGAAGAGAATTTTTTCCGCCAGCAAGGATGTGAGAGGAAGAAGGCTGCATGAAATTGCTGATCAGATGTTAGTTAGACTGTCGAACAAGTCTGACCTTCCAGAGGTTCTCAATTATATCGTTAGTTTCCTGACTG ATAGTGAATCTTCCAAGTTTGCCAGCACTGGTATTGCTGGGCCTAGCCATGACGCCTCGTGGCTCAAATCTGTTTATTCAGATAAACCTCCTCAATTGGAAGGATCAGCTAGCTTACTTCCAAGTTTCCATGTTGACCGGAATGATAAATGCACCTTGGACTTGGAGCTGCGAAAAGGTGCTGAAAAGGAACCACTTTTTGATGAATTGGAGAGCATTGTGAGAATTAAACTGGCAGAGGCTAAAATGTTCCAAGCACGTGCTGATGATGCAAGGAGAGACGCTGAGGGCCTGAAACGAATTGCAAttgcaaagaatgaaaaaattgaagaagaatatACTAGTAGAATCACAAAATTGCGTCTAGTTGAGGCTGAGGAAGCACGCAAACAAAAGTTAGAAGAATTCCAGGCTCTGGACAGAGCTTATCGGGAATATTCTAGTATGAAAATGAGAATGGAAGATGATATTAAAGATCTTTTGTTGAAAATGGAAGCAACAAGACGAAACCTTGCCATGTAA